The following coding sequences are from one Mesorhizobium onobrychidis window:
- the serB gene encoding phosphoserine phosphatase SerB — translation MPLIATLVSHPAGRALSPALANMASLSVGASTVRWLADGIACAFALPETADAAETTASLRAVLAPEPVDVVVQQAEGRRKKILIADMDSTVIDQECIDELADEIGVKDYVAAITARSMNGEIAFEPALRERVALLKGLDTAVVDLIIANRLTLASGGRALVQTMRANGAWTALVSGGFNVFTSRIADMLGFQENRANRLIEQDGRFTGLVAEPILGRAAKADALLEISARLGLTTADAIAVGDGANDLDMIRLAGTGVALHAKQVVAAEAKFRIDHGDLTALLYLQGYRREEFVE, via the coding sequence ATGCCGCTGATCGCCACGCTTGTGTCCCATCCCGCCGGCCGCGCATTGTCGCCGGCGCTTGCGAATATGGCGTCACTGTCGGTCGGCGCAAGCACTGTTCGCTGGCTGGCCGACGGCATCGCCTGCGCATTCGCTTTGCCCGAGACGGCCGATGCCGCTGAAACGACCGCCAGCCTGCGCGCCGTGCTCGCACCCGAACCGGTCGACGTTGTCGTCCAGCAGGCCGAGGGAAGGCGGAAGAAAATCCTCATCGCCGATATGGATTCGACTGTTATCGACCAGGAGTGCATCGACGAGCTTGCCGACGAGATCGGCGTCAAGGACTACGTCGCCGCCATCACGGCGCGATCGATGAATGGCGAGATCGCTTTCGAGCCGGCCTTGCGCGAGCGGGTGGCGCTGCTGAAGGGCCTCGACACTGCCGTGGTCGACCTTATCATCGCCAACCGCCTGACGCTGGCTTCCGGCGGCCGCGCGCTTGTCCAGACCATGCGGGCCAACGGCGCATGGACTGCACTCGTGTCGGGTGGCTTTAACGTCTTCACTTCACGCATCGCCGACATGCTCGGCTTTCAGGAGAACCGCGCCAACCGCCTGATCGAGCAGGATGGCCGCTTCACCGGGCTGGTGGCCGAGCCGATCCTGGGGCGCGCCGCCAAGGCCGATGCGCTGCTTGAGATTTCGGCGCGCCTCGGGCTGACGACCGCCGACGCCATTGCTGTCGGCGATGGCGCCAACGACCTCGACATGATCCGCCTTGCCGGCACCGGTGTGGCACTTCATGCCAAGCAGGTCGTGGCGGCGGAGGCAAAATTCCGCATCGACCATGGCGACCTGACCGCGCTTCTCTATCTGCAGGGCTACCGGCGGGAAGAATTTGTAGAGTGA
- the miaA gene encoding tRNA (adenosine(37)-N6)-dimethylallyltransferase MiaA — MSGIENSGGQAGEGRVKNAILIAGPTASGKSALAVDLAERNGGVIVNTDSMQGYSVLDVLTARPTAAELARVPHFLYGHVHPSTAYSTGAWLRDVMKLIDDGAFLERLAIFVGGTGLYFRALAEGISEMPDIPQSIRDRWRYELQEQGAAKLHRILLREDSAAGMMLKPTDGQRIVRALEVLDASGRSILEWQAARGRPLIDRASTRFFVIEPDRTELVERIEARFDRMLEKGALDEVRRLTELGLNPDLPAMKAIGVRELQAAMAGELSFPEAIERAKIATRQYAKRQATWFRHQLGPEWLRLRPGDRVESTISDTLSSAT; from the coding sequence ATCAGCGGCATCGAAAATTCCGGCGGGCAGGCGGGCGAGGGCCGCGTTAAGAACGCGATCCTGATAGCCGGGCCGACCGCCAGCGGCAAGTCCGCCCTTGCGGTCGACCTCGCCGAGCGCAATGGCGGCGTCATCGTCAACACCGATTCCATGCAAGGCTATTCGGTGCTCGACGTGCTGACGGCGCGGCCGACTGCTGCCGAACTCGCTCGCGTCCCGCATTTCCTCTACGGACATGTCCATCCCTCCACCGCATATTCCACCGGCGCCTGGCTGCGCGACGTGATGAAGCTCATCGACGACGGTGCGTTCTTGGAACGGCTGGCGATTTTCGTCGGTGGTACGGGGCTTTATTTCCGGGCGCTTGCGGAAGGCATTTCGGAAATGCCCGACATTCCGCAGTCGATCCGTGATCGCTGGCGCTACGAACTCCAGGAGCAAGGCGCAGCCAAGCTGCACCGCATCCTGCTGCGCGAGGATTCCGCAGCCGGCATGATGCTGAAGCCGACCGACGGCCAGCGCATCGTGCGAGCGCTGGAGGTGCTCGACGCATCGGGCCGTTCCATCCTGGAATGGCAGGCGGCGCGCGGTCGTCCGTTGATCGACAGAGCCAGCACGCGCTTCTTTGTGATCGAACCGGACCGAACGGAGCTGGTGGAGCGGATTGAGGCGCGGTTCGACCGCATGCTGGAGAAGGGCGCCCTCGACGAGGTCAGGCGGCTGACCGAGCTTGGCCTCAATCCGGACTTGCCGGCGATGAAAGCGATCGGCGTTCGCGAACTGCAGGCCGCAATGGCCGGCGAGTTGAGTTTTCCCGAAGCGATCGAGCGCGCGAAGATCGCGACGCGACAATATGCCAAGCGCCAGGCGACCTGGTTCAGGCATCAGTTGGGTCCGGAATGGCTGAGATTGCGCCCCGGTGATCGTGTGGAATCCACAATCTCGGATACCCTTTCCAGTGCAACCTGA
- a CDS encoding GGDEF domain-containing protein: MRFHKAESAFFVFIFVILAAGLVTLHAYGLLQAFAEEVHIPARVDEIIYLNKLLFGTGVLLATALFFGIFFIYPLIRKQATEEGKLRAMTVSLSARSETLEHAALTDGLTGMQNRRYFDDALREYLEEFRRIEKPVGLMILDLDHFKQVNDTHGHDVGDQVLRAVASCLKDMTRYHDVVARLGGEEFAVVTPNMDAELLSKFAERIRKAIANMSILSGNVRLRITTSVGLAVWDRKETAEEFYRRADRQLYEAKRQGRNRVCA; the protein is encoded by the coding sequence ATGCGTTTTCACAAGGCGGAATCAGCCTTTTTCGTCTTTATCTTCGTGATCCTGGCCGCCGGCCTGGTGACGCTTCACGCCTATGGGCTTCTGCAAGCCTTCGCCGAAGAGGTTCATATACCCGCCAGGGTCGACGAGATCATCTATCTCAACAAGCTGTTGTTTGGGACCGGCGTCCTTTTGGCGACTGCCCTGTTCTTCGGCATTTTCTTCATCTACCCGCTGATCCGCAAGCAGGCGACGGAAGAAGGCAAGTTGCGCGCCATGACGGTTTCGCTCAGCGCCCGTTCGGAAACGCTGGAGCATGCGGCGCTGACCGACGGCCTGACCGGCATGCAGAACCGGCGTTATTTCGACGATGCACTGAGGGAATATCTCGAGGAATTCCGTCGCATCGAGAAGCCGGTCGGGCTGATGATCCTTGATCTCGACCATTTCAAGCAGGTCAACGACACCCACGGCCATGATGTCGGCGACCAGGTGTTACGGGCGGTCGCCAGCTGTCTCAAGGACATGACACGCTATCACGACGTTGTGGCGCGCCTGGGTGGCGAGGAGTTCGCAGTGGTCACGCCCAACATGGACGCCGAACTTCTGTCCAAATTCGCCGAGCGCATCCGCAAGGCGATTGCCAACATGTCGATACTGTCTGGCAATGTCCGCCTAAGGATCACCACGAGCGTCGGCCTTGCCGTCTGGGACCGTAAGGAAACCGCCGAAGAGTTTTATCGCCGTGCCGACCGCCAGCTGTATGAGGCCAAGAGGCAAGGCCGCAACCGCGTCTGCGCCTGA
- a CDS encoding BA14K family protein, whose translation MRDPLPGHSRLGLSPGAIVQSHRDWCLDRYRSYDGGTDTFQPYRGGRRRCISPHR comes from the coding sequence ATGCGGGATCCCTTGCCGGGGCATAGCCGACTTGGCCTAAGCCCGGGGGCTATTGTACAGTCTCATCGAGATTGGTGTCTGGACCGATACCGTTCCTATGACGGCGGCACCGACACTTTTCAGCCCTATCGAGGCGGACGCAGGAGATGCATTTCTCCACACCGCTAA
- a CDS encoding helix-turn-helix domain-containing protein, with product MLRPYGLLLADQGRSNGQIASALFISPKTVDHHISALLDKLDV from the coding sequence ATGCTGCGGCCCTATGGCCTGCTGCTCGCCGACCAGGGCCGGTCGAACGGCCAGATTGCCAGCGCACTCTTCATTTCGCCCAAGACGGTCGACCACCACATATCCGCGCTCCTGGACAAGCTCGACGTCTAG
- a CDS encoding adenylate/guanylate cyclase domain-containing protein, with product MSSTHVTGSPRPARWGLAAKLFTILALLGAIAVLVTGVLGYFRARDALEKAVFDQLMAARQTKSRQVETYFRTIQADLRLLSTSKMVVDATREFRIAVDQLDRASASPELRQKVSDWYADNFLPRITRVFGREPAVADYMPVGAAPYYLQYHYIVANPHPKERRKLLDDAGDGSDYSRLHAVYHPVIRAAAATVGFFDLMVADVKSGRLIYTVEKEVDFTTSLQIGPYRNSSVAEVVARCALSPDRSAICLEDFAPYAPSNGAPIAFMGAPVIDQGVVIGVLIAQLSNEEIDNVVTGGRRWRQEGFGNTGEAYLVGPDYLVRSGPRTFYEDREKYFAELKSVGTSDEEIATIQRYGTPVLHQRIDTRATQAALGGVEGTGEIIGYRGVPTLASWGPLAIPGVTWALVAKIDSAEAFAPIAQLRQNLLVVGGLALLVVVATAAWLSRAMLGPLRELTAGVMRFAAGDYGTSVPVRTRDEIGQLCSAFNSMVKDLHEKNIVIENKNRENEALLLNVLPAPIANRLRGGEEGIADGFAEVTVAFADIVGFTALTSEMPPHEVVTFLNGLFTRFDAAAQDLGIEKIKTVGDAYMAVCGLPVPVPNHAERMVRMAIRMIHITREHAMEHKIPMKIRVGVNSGPVVAGVIGKSKYIYDLWGDTVNLASRMESGGIADSVQVTRAVYEQLKDQFVFEPRGAIEVRGKGKVEAWLLRL from the coding sequence ATGTCTTCGACCCATGTGACCGGCTCACCCCGCCCAGCGCGCTGGGGCTTGGCCGCAAAGCTGTTTACGATTCTCGCCCTGCTTGGCGCGATCGCGGTCCTGGTGACCGGGGTGCTCGGTTATTTCCGCGCCCGCGACGCCCTCGAAAAGGCAGTCTTCGATCAGCTCATGGCCGCCCGGCAGACCAAGTCGCGCCAGGTCGAAACCTACTTTCGCACAATCCAGGCCGATCTGCGCCTCCTTTCCACCTCCAAGATGGTGGTCGATGCAACGCGTGAGTTCCGTATCGCAGTCGACCAGCTCGACCGGGCAAGCGCGTCACCTGAATTGCGGCAGAAGGTCAGCGACTGGTACGCTGACAACTTTCTCCCTCGGATAACAAGGGTATTCGGCAGGGAGCCGGCTGTGGCCGACTATATGCCGGTCGGCGCCGCTCCTTACTACCTGCAGTACCATTATATCGTTGCCAATCCGCATCCGAAGGAGCGGCGCAAGCTTCTCGACGACGCTGGTGACGGCAGCGACTATAGCAGGCTGCACGCGGTGTATCATCCCGTGATCCGGGCCGCGGCCGCAACGGTCGGCTTCTTCGATTTAATGGTGGCCGACGTCAAATCAGGCCGCCTGATCTACACGGTCGAGAAGGAGGTGGATTTCACGACCTCTCTTCAAATCGGACCCTACCGCAACTCAAGCGTCGCTGAGGTGGTCGCCCGCTGCGCCCTAAGCCCCGACAGGTCGGCCATCTGTCTGGAGGATTTCGCCCCATACGCGCCATCGAACGGCGCGCCGATCGCCTTCATGGGAGCACCGGTGATTGACCAAGGCGTCGTCATCGGCGTGCTGATCGCGCAACTGTCAAACGAGGAGATCGACAACGTCGTCACGGGCGGCCGCCGCTGGCGGCAGGAAGGCTTTGGGAACACGGGCGAGGCCTATCTCGTAGGCCCTGATTATCTGGTGCGCTCCGGTCCACGAACGTTCTACGAGGATCGGGAAAAATACTTCGCCGAACTCAAGTCCGTCGGCACCTCGGACGAGGAGATCGCCACCATTCAGCGTTACGGAACGCCGGTGCTGCATCAGCGCATCGACACCAGGGCCACCCAGGCTGCGCTCGGCGGCGTCGAGGGTACCGGCGAGATCATCGGCTACCGCGGCGTTCCGACGCTCGCTTCATGGGGTCCGCTCGCGATTCCCGGCGTCACGTGGGCCCTCGTTGCCAAGATCGACAGCGCTGAAGCATTCGCGCCGATCGCCCAGCTCCGCCAAAATCTGCTGGTCGTGGGGGGACTGGCGCTGCTGGTGGTGGTCGCCACCGCAGCGTGGCTTTCGCGCGCGATGCTCGGACCGCTGCGCGAACTCACTGCCGGGGTGATGCGCTTCGCTGCCGGTGACTATGGGACCAGCGTGCCGGTCCGCACACGCGACGAGATTGGCCAGCTCTGCTCGGCCTTCAATAGCATGGTCAAGGATCTGCACGAAAAGAATATCGTCATCGAGAACAAGAATCGCGAGAACGAGGCGCTGCTGCTGAACGTCCTACCGGCGCCGATCGCCAACCGGCTGCGCGGTGGCGAGGAGGGGATCGCTGACGGCTTCGCGGAGGTCACCGTTGCCTTTGCTGACATAGTCGGCTTCACCGCGCTGACATCGGAGATGCCGCCGCATGAGGTCGTGACGTTTCTCAATGGGCTGTTCACGCGCTTCGACGCCGCCGCCCAGGATCTCGGTATCGAGAAGATCAAGACCGTGGGCGACGCCTATATGGCAGTATGCGGCCTGCCGGTGCCGGTGCCCAACCACGCCGAACGCATGGTGCGCATGGCCATCCGCATGATCCACATCACACGCGAGCACGCCATGGAGCACAAAATCCCAATGAAGATCAGGGTCGGCGTCAACAGCGGTCCCGTCGTCGCCGGCGTCATTGGGAAGAGCAAGTACATCTACGACTTATGGGGCGACACTGTGAACCTTGCGAGCCGGATGGAATCGGGAGGAATCGCCGACTCTGTTCAGGTGACGCGCGCGGTCTACGAGCAGCTCAAGGATCAGTTCGTCTTCGAGCCGCGCGGCGCCATTGAAGTCAGGGGCAAAGGGAAGGTAGAGGCGTGGCTCTTGAGATTGTAG
- a CDS encoding ATP-binding protein has product MFVERQASVGEPTMQERRTAEQNDKRILGNVVQCDGARATISAYAEDAEGTVTGQWTVGKMISINLGTTRTVGLVYGIGKSDRAWSNEGQNPIEVSIELIGEVRDGVGPGAKPIFDRGITCYPHIGAIAHRIRSRDLQAVYDLAGRHSITIGTLSQDETIDANIAIDDTLARHFAVVGTTGVGKSTAVSLLLRKSIAARPDLRILILDPHNEFAASLPEYCVKVDSTTLDLPFWMFKLEEFAEVLFRGRETVPEEVDALRDLIPAAKSLYRNPNSGTSLKRGSDAMTADTPVPYRIVDLIKQIDERMGLLESKNDRPTLRSLKTRIESAAADPRYRFMFNSRLIEDTIHETIGNIFRVPHHGRPVTCFEMAGMPSEVVNSVCSVLARLAFDLALWSEGRLRLLFLCEEAHRYMPADPRLGFAPTRHALSRIAKEGRKYGCYLGIVTQRPGELDPTILSQCSTFFAMRLANEQDQAIIRSAIADSSASTLAFLSSMGQREAIAFGEGVATTMRLKFEKMSDELIPGTAKREEALPSEIGNDVDLVAIVERLRNVPKPQQAMAFAEVVDSGRQAGDPDYRKPPAPTVARVQPDDDFDMRYGLKPATFGLRPQND; this is encoded by the coding sequence ATGTTTGTCGAACGTCAAGCCTCCGTCGGAGAACCGACAATGCAGGAGCGCCGAACAGCTGAGCAAAACGACAAGCGCATTCTGGGCAATGTCGTGCAGTGCGACGGCGCGCGCGCCACCATCAGCGCCTATGCCGAGGACGCCGAAGGTACGGTCACCGGCCAATGGACCGTCGGCAAGATGATTTCCATCAATCTCGGCACCACGCGAACCGTCGGCCTGGTCTACGGGATCGGCAAGTCGGATCGCGCCTGGAGCAATGAGGGCCAGAACCCGATCGAGGTCAGCATCGAGCTCATCGGCGAGGTGCGCGACGGCGTCGGGCCTGGCGCCAAGCCGATTTTCGACCGCGGCATCACCTGTTATCCACATATCGGCGCCATCGCCCACCGCATCCGCAGCCGCGACCTGCAGGCGGTCTATGATCTCGCCGGGCGCCATTCGATCACCATCGGCACGCTGTCGCAGGACGAGACGATCGACGCCAATATCGCCATCGACGACACGCTGGCGCGTCACTTCGCCGTCGTCGGCACCACTGGCGTCGGCAAATCCACCGCCGTCTCGCTGCTTTTGCGCAAGTCGATCGCCGCCAGGCCCGACCTGCGCATCCTCATCCTCGATCCGCACAATGAGTTCGCGGCGTCCTTGCCGGAATATTGTGTCAAGGTCGATTCGACGACGCTGGATCTGCCCTTCTGGATGTTCAAGCTCGAGGAATTCGCCGAGGTGCTGTTTCGCGGCCGTGAGACGGTACCGGAGGAAGTCGATGCCTTGCGCGATCTCATCCCCGCTGCCAAGAGCCTGTACCGAAACCCGAATTCGGGCACCTCTCTCAAGCGCGGCTCCGACGCGATGACCGCGGACACGCCGGTGCCCTACCGCATTGTTGATCTCATCAAGCAGATCGACGAGCGCATGGGATTGCTGGAAAGCAAGAATGACCGTCCCACTCTCAGATCGCTGAAGACGCGCATCGAATCGGCGGCCGCGGATCCGCGCTACCGCTTCATGTTCAATTCGCGCCTGATCGAGGATACCATCCACGAGACGATCGGCAATATCTTCCGCGTCCCGCATCACGGCCGGCCGGTGACCTGCTTCGAGATGGCCGGCATGCCATCGGAAGTCGTCAATTCCGTCTGTTCGGTGCTGGCCCGTCTGGCCTTCGACCTGGCGCTGTGGAGCGAAGGCCGGCTGCGGCTGCTGTTCTTGTGCGAGGAAGCGCACCGCTATATGCCGGCCGATCCGCGTCTCGGCTTTGCACCGACCCGGCATGCGCTGTCGCGCATCGCCAAGGAAGGCCGCAAATATGGCTGCTATCTCGGTATCGTCACCCAGCGCCCGGGCGAGCTCGATCCCACCATCCTGTCGCAGTGCTCGACCTTTTTCGCCATGCGGCTTGCCAATGAGCAGGACCAGGCGATCATCCGCTCGGCGATCGCTGATTCCTCGGCCTCGACGCTGGCATTCCTGTCTTCGATGGGCCAGCGCGAAGCCATCGCCTTCGGTGAGGGCGTGGCGACGACCATGCGGCTGAAGTTCGAAAAAATGTCCGATGAGCTGATTCCCGGCACGGCCAAGCGCGAGGAAGCCTTGCCGTCCGAAATCGGCAATGATGTCGACCTGGTGGCGATCGTCGAAAGGCTGCGCAACGTGCCAAAACCGCAGCAGGCGATGGCCTTCGCCGAAGTCGTGGATTCCGGCCGTCAGGCCGGCGATCCCGACTATCGCAAGCCGCCCGCCCCGACTGTCGCACGCGTCCAGCCGGACGACGATTTCGACATGCGCTATGGCCTGAAACCCGCAACCTTCGGCTTGCGCCCGCAAAACGATTGA
- a CDS encoding helix-turn-helix domain-containing protein, with protein MNGIANDISSTIGRRIRSERIMRGWSLTELADRSDVSKAMLSTMERGKTSPTAALLVRIAAAFGMTLSTLIARAELQGGGLLRQSDQPIWRDPATGYVRRHLSPVSDMPLQLIRVQLPVGARVSFPAASYAFIRQQIWLISGRLEFTEGDVVHSLEPGDCLALGAPSDCTFHAPGPDAADYLVALARG; from the coding sequence ATGAATGGTATAGCGAACGACATCTCTTCTACCATCGGCAGGCGAATACGCTCCGAAAGGATCATGCGAGGCTGGTCCCTGACGGAGCTTGCCGACCGGTCGGATGTATCCAAAGCCATGCTGAGCACGATGGAGCGCGGCAAGACGAGCCCGACCGCGGCGCTCCTTGTGCGCATCGCCGCGGCCTTTGGCATGACGCTTTCCACCCTGATTGCGCGGGCAGAGCTGCAAGGCGGCGGACTGCTTCGCCAGAGCGATCAGCCGATCTGGCGCGATCCCGCCACGGGTTATGTCAGGCGGCATCTTTCGCCGGTCTCGGACATGCCGCTTCAACTGATCCGGGTCCAATTGCCGGTGGGAGCCAGGGTGAGCTTTCCAGCGGCGTCCTATGCCTTCATCAGGCAGCAGATCTGGCTGATTTCGGGACGGCTGGAATTCACCGAGGGCGATGTTGTGCACAGTCTCGAACCAGGCGACTGCCTGGCGCTTGGGGCGCCGTCGGACTGCACCTTCCACGCTCCGGGACCGGATGCCGCCGACTATCTGGTCGCACTGGCACGAGGCTGA
- a CDS encoding GNAT family N-acetyltransferase — translation MSSIEVKALTQAAGTQAMLVDLLIETVAAGGSVSFMHPLSQEAAGAFWAKSLAAAARGERAVLGAWHVEVLVGTVTLLLDCPPNQPHRAEVAKLMTRLEHRGKGIGTRLVRAAETLAVEKGRTLLVLDTATEEGASGLYERLGFTLAGEIPDYALKPHGGLTGTLIYWKRIGQSL, via the coding sequence ATGAGTTCCATCGAAGTCAAGGCACTGACGCAGGCTGCGGGAACGCAGGCAATGCTGGTCGACCTGTTGATCGAGACGGTGGCGGCCGGCGGGTCGGTCAGTTTCATGCACCCGTTGTCACAGGAGGCAGCCGGCGCCTTCTGGGCGAAATCGCTTGCCGCCGCGGCAAGAGGCGAAAGAGCTGTGCTTGGCGCATGGCACGTCGAGGTTCTGGTCGGTACCGTCACCTTGCTGCTCGACTGTCCTCCCAACCAGCCGCACCGGGCCGAGGTCGCCAAGCTGATGACCCGTCTCGAGCATCGCGGCAAAGGTATTGGAACCCGTCTGGTGCGCGCTGCGGAAACTCTTGCCGTCGAGAAAGGCCGCACGCTGCTGGTGCTGGACACGGCGACCGAGGAGGGGGCATCGGGTCTCTATGAGAGATTGGGCTTCACCTTGGCCGGCGAGATACCAGACTATGCGTTGAAGCCGCATGGCGGGCTGACCGGCACGCTCATCTACTGGAAACGCATCGGTCAGTCTCTGTGA
- a CDS encoding LysR family transcriptional regulator, whose amino-acid sequence MPPLDWLRSFEAAARLSNFTAAAVELGLTQAAVSQHIRFLEERLKIRLFSRLARGVALSPEGAAYLPHIQSAFATIGNSTTELFEPRAIQTVTIRAPISFVLLVLMPALPDLARTLPRIQLDVVTIHRPTDYDQSGSVLDIRFGSGAFPGREADRLTVERLVPVASPALAGSADWTSLPLLLVAGAREMWAEWFIAAGVPGHPRRSHRFDSFVAAMEAAKAGAGVLLGSRPLIDAALASKYLVRLSGFELSSSFGHFLTRASAAPLTRPEQDFRQWLLSRLTKMAST is encoded by the coding sequence ATGCCCCCTCTCGATTGGCTGCGCAGTTTTGAAGCCGCGGCGCGGCTGTCGAACTTCACGGCCGCCGCAGTCGAGCTTGGCCTGACACAAGCGGCGGTCAGCCAGCACATCCGCTTTCTCGAGGAGCGGCTGAAGATCCGGCTGTTCTCACGCCTTGCCCGTGGTGTGGCACTTTCGCCGGAAGGCGCCGCCTATCTTCCCCATATCCAGTCTGCATTCGCCACCATCGGCAACAGCACCACGGAACTGTTCGAGCCGCGCGCCATCCAAACCGTGACTATTCGAGCGCCGATCTCCTTTGTCCTGCTGGTGCTCATGCCCGCATTGCCCGATCTTGCGAGAACCCTGCCGCGGATCCAGCTTGATGTGGTGACGATCCATCGCCCGACGGATTATGACCAGAGCGGCTCGGTGCTCGATATTCGCTTCGGAAGCGGCGCATTTCCCGGGCGAGAAGCCGACAGGCTGACTGTCGAGCGGCTGGTGCCTGTGGCGTCCCCGGCCTTGGCCGGCAGCGCCGATTGGACCTCCCTGCCGCTGCTTCTGGTCGCTGGAGCGCGTGAAATGTGGGCGGAATGGTTCATCGCCGCCGGCGTGCCGGGGCACCCCAGGCGGTCGCACCGCTTCGACAGTTTCGTGGCCGCCATGGAGGCGGCCAAGGCGGGGGCTGGCGTGCTGCTGGGGTCACGGCCGCTGATCGATGCCGCGCTCGCCAGCAAGTATCTGGTGAGGCTTTCCGGCTTCGAACTCTCGAGCAGCTTTGGGCATTTCCTTACACGGGCGTCGGCCGCCCCGCTGACGCGGCCCGAGCAAGACTTCCGTCAATGGCTGCTGTCGCGTCTCACCAAAATGGCGTCGACGTGA
- the tmpA gene encoding 2-trimethylaminoethylphosphonate dioxygenase, with amino-acid sequence MLTKAVIGDEGRTIELGWKDGMRTRFHAMWLRDNALDDKTRSTGNGQRLITILDIPAATKIGAASIKDDALEVSFVPEQKTVSFPAAWLSANAYDRDVPRQLGWTGEDTIRWTKATMQNSVPRANYVAASRDRAVLRQWLSAIKAYGFAVMDGLPTESGALCKVSDLFGYIRETNYGRWFEVRAEVNPSNLAYTNLGLQAHTDNPYRDPVPTLQILACIENTVEGGESSVVDGFAVAAALQAENPEGFRLLSSCPARFEYAGSSGVRLQAKRPMIELGPDGELICIRFNNRSLAPTVDVPFADMEAYYAAYRRFAELIEDPRFEVTFKLEAGQSFIVDNTRVMHARKAFSGTGTRWLQGCYADKDGLLSTLAAIEHGFKEAAE; translated from the coding sequence ATGTTGACGAAAGCGGTGATCGGCGACGAGGGACGAACGATCGAACTTGGCTGGAAGGACGGAATGCGTACCCGCTTTCACGCAATGTGGCTGCGCGACAACGCGCTCGACGACAAGACGCGCAGCACCGGCAACGGCCAGCGGCTCATCACCATCCTCGACATTCCGGCTGCTACGAAGATCGGCGCGGCCTCGATCAAGGACGATGCCCTTGAGGTCAGCTTCGTGCCCGAACAGAAAACGGTCAGCTTCCCCGCGGCATGGCTGAGCGCCAACGCGTATGATCGCGACGTGCCCCGTCAACTTGGCTGGACCGGCGAGGACACCATCCGATGGACCAAGGCCACGATGCAAAATTCGGTACCGCGCGCCAACTACGTTGCGGCCAGCCGCGACCGCGCTGTCCTGCGGCAATGGCTGTCGGCGATCAAGGCCTACGGCTTTGCCGTGATGGACGGGCTGCCGACCGAATCCGGCGCGCTTTGCAAGGTTTCCGACCTGTTCGGTTATATCAGGGAGACCAACTACGGCCGCTGGTTCGAGGTGCGCGCGGAGGTCAATCCGAGCAATCTGGCCTACACCAATCTCGGCCTGCAGGCGCATACCGACAATCCCTATCGCGATCCGGTGCCGACATTGCAGATCCTGGCCTGCATCGAGAATACGGTGGAGGGCGGCGAGTCCAGTGTCGTCGACGGCTTTGCTGTTGCGGCTGCTCTGCAGGCTGAGAATCCGGAAGGGTTTCGTCTGTTGAGCTCATGTCCGGCCCGCTTCGAATATGCCGGTTCGTCGGGCGTGCGGCTGCAGGCGAAACGGCCGATGATCGAGCTCGGGCCAGATGGCGAGCTGATCTGCATCCGCTTCAACAACCGCTCGCTGGCGCCCACCGTCGATGTGCCGTTCGCCGACATGGAGGCCTACTACGCGGCCTATCGCCGTTTCGCTGAACTGATCGAGGATCCCCGTTTCGAAGTGACGTTCAAGCTCGAAGCCGGGCAATCCTTCATCGTCGACAACACCCGCGTCATGCATGCGCGAAAGGCGTTTTCCGGCACCGGCACGCGCTGGCTGCAAGGCTGCTACGCCGACAAGGACGGCCTGCTGTCGACGCTTGCGGCGATCGAACACGGTTTCAAGGAGGCGGCGGAATGA